In Acidiferrobacterales bacterium, a genomic segment contains:
- a CDS encoding phosphoenolpyruvate carboxykinase (ATP) produces the protein MTDISQLLRSQFGIDVPEIYHNLSWAELFRASLNHDRGRIDRQGGYDEQKAYATKLKADGPIVFRTDPDCTGRPVSDTYAVAWPEVESEIWWQDSLQKFDPDKYQQLLSRVITHLNEHCGRLFVQDVIVGQDPECSIPYRIIGQYAIHSMFARNMFITSDTTGGTCDASADGWTMLNVQTFECDPERDGCRSSRVAVLDFRNRICLVAGRADYCGLVKKSIFTVMNYLLPKQGILSMHSSANIGADNRSAILFGLSGTGKTTLSADPQRKLIGDDEICWTDSGISNLENGCYAKLINLDKAAEPVIADALSMKGTLIENVPHLDGIPYEETDPQDFDLYDKSITENTRFSYPLSCNPNLAEGGRGDHPSTIVMLTADAFGVLPPISILDEDEAMYHFVQGFTARVAGTEIGIKEPEATFSSCFGAPFMAHKPMVYANLLKNKMRLANARCVLLNTGWIGGSAANAPRISISATRTLLDAAMRGDFHNGASGIRFSKHPILGIRHPVTCQGLDSSILDPRNCWSDKGAYDRATHRLRDMFRHNFSKHRFASAGVPEMI, from the coding sequence ATGACAGATATCAGTCAGTTACTCAGGTCCCAATTTGGAATCGACGTCCCTGAGATTTACCACAACCTCTCCTGGGCGGAACTGTTCAGGGCTTCTTTAAACCATGACCGCGGGCGTATCGATCGCCAAGGCGGGTATGACGAGCAAAAGGCATACGCCACCAAACTGAAAGCAGACGGTCCGATTGTCTTTCGTACAGACCCGGATTGCACCGGTCGACCGGTTTCAGATACATACGCCGTCGCCTGGCCGGAGGTTGAGTCCGAAATCTGGTGGCAGGACAGTCTGCAGAAGTTCGACCCGGACAAGTATCAGCAATTGCTGTCTCGGGTGATCACACATCTCAACGAGCACTGCGGCCGACTCTTTGTTCAGGACGTCATCGTCGGTCAGGATCCGGAGTGCTCAATTCCATATCGGATTATCGGTCAGTATGCGATTCACTCAATGTTTGCCAGAAACATGTTTATCACGTCTGACACCACCGGCGGTACTTGCGATGCATCTGCCGATGGTTGGACCATGCTGAATGTCCAGACGTTCGAATGCGATCCGGAACGCGACGGTTGTCGATCCTCCAGGGTCGCTGTTCTGGACTTTCGGAATCGGATCTGCCTCGTCGCAGGCCGGGCGGACTATTGCGGATTGGTCAAGAAGTCGATTTTCACCGTGATGAATTACCTGCTGCCGAAACAAGGCATTCTGTCCATGCACAGCTCGGCGAATATCGGCGCGGACAATCGTTCCGCAATTCTTTTCGGTCTGTCGGGAACCGGCAAGACCACACTGTCTGCCGATCCTCAGCGTAAACTGATTGGGGATGACGAGATCTGCTGGACGGATTCCGGGATATCGAATCTCGAAAATGGCTGTTACGCGAAGCTTATCAACTTGGATAAGGCCGCTGAGCCGGTCATCGCTGATGCGCTGTCAATGAAAGGGACGCTGATTGAGAATGTTCCCCATCTCGACGGTATCCCGTATGAGGAGACGGACCCGCAGGATTTTGATCTGTATGACAAGTCGATCACTGAGAACACGAGATTCTCCTATCCGCTTTCGTGCAATCCCAATCTCGCGGAAGGCGGACGCGGCGATCATCCGTCCACCATTGTCATGCTTACAGCGGATGCGTTTGGTGTACTGCCTCCGATTTCCATTCTGGATGAGGACGAGGCGATGTATCACTTTGTGCAGGGATTTACTGCGCGGGTTGCTGGAACCGAGATCGGGATCAAGGAACCCGAAGCCACCTTCAGTTCATGTTTCGGTGCGCCCTTCATGGCACATAAACCTATGGTTTACGCCAATCTGTTGAAAAACAAGATGCGACTTGCCAACGCACGCTGCGTACTGTTGAACACAGGGTGGATCGGTGGCTCCGCGGCAAACGCACCGCGCATATCAATCAGTGCCACACGGACGTTGCTTGATGCGGCGATGCGCGGAGACTTTCATAATGGCGCTTCAGGCATTCGGTTTTCGAAACATCCGATTCTGGGTATTCGTCATCCTGTTACCTGCCAAGGTCTGGACTCCTCCATCCTTGATCCGCGAAATTGCTGGAGCGATAAAGGCGCGTATGACCGGGCGACTCACCGGCTCAGAGACATGTTTCGCCACAATTTCAGCAAGCATCGGTTTGCGAGTGCCGGTGTACCGGAAATGATCTGA
- a CDS encoding protein-L-isoaspartate(D-aspartate) O-methyltransferase — translation MTDPEESHFQTLRRDMLFVIAAHVMASSELTGRSVLSESVMTAMLNVRRHYFVPDQVRQIAYDDSPLPIGHGKTISQPFIVALMTDLLDLEKADRVLEVGGGLGYQAAIMGYLAKEVHTVEIIEELADAAREIMHRLDIDNVHVHPGNGEFGLSEHAPYDKVIVSTSADRVPQALVDQLKPGGRLIMPVGPEDDENLVLVQKGKAGTYTDRILPVRFSRMTLSH, via the coding sequence ATGACCGATCCGGAAGAATCTCATTTTCAGACCCTGCGCAGGGATATGTTATTCGTCATCGCAGCCCATGTGATGGCATCCAGCGAGCTTACGGGCCGCTCAGTTCTGTCAGAATCCGTCATGACCGCCATGCTGAATGTGAGACGTCATTATTTTGTGCCGGACCAGGTACGTCAGATTGCCTATGATGATTCCCCCCTTCCGATTGGACACGGCAAGACAATCTCCCAGCCATTCATTGTCGCATTGATGACCGATCTGCTTGATCTGGAGAAAGCGGATCGAGTGCTTGAAGTCGGAGGTGGACTTGGTTATCAGGCCGCGATAATGGGATATCTGGCGAAAGAAGTCCACACGGTCGAAATTATCGAGGAACTCGCTGATGCCGCTCGTGAAATAATGCACAGGCTGGACATTGACAATGTTCATGTACATCCGGGCAACGGCGAGTTCGGACTGAGTGAGCATGCGCCATATGACAAGGTGATCGTGTCGACATCGGCTGACCGGGTTCCGCAGGCCCTGGTCGATCAGCTCAAACCTGGCGGGCGATTGATCATGCCCGTCGGTCCGGAGGATGATGAGAATCTGGTCTTGGTTCAGAAGGGAAAAGCAGGTACATATACCGACCGAATTTTACCGGTACGGTTTTCCCGAATGACTCTCTCGCACTGA
- a CDS encoding class I SAM-dependent methyltransferase → MNSSEFIVKRRKETWRERRAQSNHFGARARYTGNLMNLVDKKVDLYATAHSAQPSSLVQEIDDWTVANSDASRMLSGALQGAVLQLLARLVEARRILEIGMFTGYSALTMAEVLPNDGELITIDNDPEREAVARAFFAKSPHGAKITIRIGNALDVINDMHGPFDLVYIDADKSNYLNYYEAVLPLVRAGGVIVADNVLWSSAVLDPKTEDARSLHEFNQRLSADGRVMNVLLTVRDGLMVAQKISD, encoded by the coding sequence GCAAGGAAACCTGGCGCGAGAGACGCGCCCAAAGCAATCATTTCGGGGCTCGGGCCCGCTATACCGGTAATCTGATGAATCTTGTCGACAAAAAAGTTGATCTGTACGCAACCGCCCACTCCGCGCAACCGTCCTCACTGGTTCAGGAAATTGACGATTGGACTGTCGCCAATTCAGATGCATCGAGAATGCTCTCCGGTGCACTGCAGGGTGCGGTGTTGCAATTGCTTGCCCGATTGGTTGAGGCCAGACGAATATTGGAGATCGGGATGTTTACCGGGTATTCCGCCCTGACGATGGCGGAAGTTCTGCCGAACGATGGTGAATTGATCACCATTGATAACGACCCGGAGCGGGAAGCGGTTGCCAGGGCATTTTTCGCGAAAAGCCCTCATGGCGCAAAGATCACCATACGCATAGGCAATGCGCTGGATGTGATTAATGATATGCACGGACCGTTTGACCTGGTCTACATCGACGCAGACAAGTCAAATTATCTGAATTACTATGAAGCTGTTCTGCCGTTAGTCCGCGCCGGTGGCGTGATCGTTGCGGACAATGTACTGTGGAGCAGTGCGGTGCTGGACCCGAAAACTGAGGATGCGCGCAGCCTTCATGAGTTCAATCAGCGTCTCTCAGCAGACGGCCGGGTGATGAATGTTCTGTTGACGGTTCGCGATGGACTGATGGTCGCACAGAAAATCAGCGACTAG
- a CDS encoding DUF169 domain-containing protein: MNIYQTTDSQLRSLLGLTHAPIAITFLDHVPDEVPGFGSDYPEPTDDGRTGAVAAGCVFWTKAHDRTFATTPSDHGNCSVGSLTHGLISLEEAATRADVQAVCEAKWVDPEIFPHIPTVTERPQSIVYGPLADATTDPDVVLLRLVGKQAMQLHSAIPSLQFEGKPQCHIIPIAHEQQKPAVSVGCMLSRVRTGMNNNEMTCAIPFAQLSDTMESLEEACAADRLVAEYASSDAARFRE; encoded by the coding sequence ATGAATATATACCAGACAACCGATAGTCAGCTGAGATCACTGCTCGGGCTGACACATGCCCCGATTGCGATCACGTTCCTCGATCATGTTCCAGATGAGGTTCCCGGCTTTGGATCGGACTACCCTGAGCCGACAGACGATGGCCGCACCGGTGCGGTGGCAGCGGGCTGCGTTTTCTGGACCAAGGCACATGACAGGACGTTTGCAACCACGCCATCTGATCACGGCAATTGCAGTGTTGGCAGTCTTACCCACGGATTGATTTCGCTTGAAGAGGCAGCGACCCGCGCTGATGTCCAGGCGGTTTGTGAGGCGAAGTGGGTGGACCCGGAAATCTTCCCACACATTCCGACCGTCACTGAACGTCCGCAGAGCATCGTATACGGCCCGTTGGCGGATGCAACAACGGATCCCGATGTCGTTCTTCTGCGTCTTGTGGGGAAGCAGGCGATGCAGTTGCATTCGGCGATCCCCTCACTGCAATTTGAGGGCAAGCCGCAGTGTCACATCATACCCATCGCCCACGAACAGCAAAAACCGGCAGTCAGTGTCGGCTGCATGCTCAGCCGGGTGCGAACCGGAATGAACAACAACGAAATGACCTGCGCCATCCCGTTCGCACAGTTGTCGGATACCATGGAGTCCCTTGAGGAAGCATGTGCCGCTGACCGTCTGGTGGCGGAATATGCGAGCAGCGATGCTGCGCGATTTCGCGAGTGA
- the purH gene encoding bifunctional phosphoribosylaminoimidazolecarboxamide formyltransferase/IMP cyclohydrolase, with protein MSVSDKTGITDFVNVLAETGVEILSTGGTARALAGAGIEVKSVSDHTGFPEMMSGRVKTLHPKIHGGILGRMDVDLDEMQQNDVQPINLIAVNLYPFEQVCGDPAASFETVIENIDIGGPTMIRAAAKNFVWTCVIVDSSDYEVVTREIQSLGGTRLETRRRLAAKAFARTAYYDSVIADYMRRQDEDNSGYPDTLSLPLRKILDMRYGENPHQSAAFYATGTDAAGWLEKARMHQGKPLSYNNVADVDSAYCCIGDFDEPACVIIKHATPCGVACAADVATAYELAYQTDPTSAFGGIIAVNRTLDTSTARRIVDNQFVEVILAPDVEKEALDLFERKQNIRVLEHTPGNRALAPGMLVKSACDGVLLQDSDSGIMAHDAPQVVTSTKPDERQMQDLMFAWRVAKHVKSNAIVYARNRTTVGIGAGQMSRVDSAQIAASKAAAAGLEVTGAVMASDAFFPFRDSIDAAASAGITAVIQPGGSMRDDEVIAAANEHKLAMVFAGMRHFRH; from the coding sequence ATCAGCGTATCCGACAAGACAGGCATTACCGACTTCGTCAATGTATTGGCTGAGACCGGTGTAGAGATACTATCGACCGGCGGGACAGCCCGGGCACTTGCAGGTGCCGGAATCGAGGTCAAGTCGGTATCCGATCACACCGGCTTTCCTGAAATGATGAGTGGCCGGGTGAAAACCTTGCACCCGAAGATCCACGGAGGCATACTGGGGCGAATGGATGTCGATCTCGACGAGATGCAGCAAAATGATGTCCAGCCCATAAATCTGATCGCAGTCAATCTTTATCCATTTGAACAGGTCTGCGGCGACCCAGCGGCAAGTTTCGAGACTGTAATCGAAAATATCGATATCGGCGGTCCGACAATGATCAGGGCAGCGGCCAAGAACTTCGTCTGGACATGTGTCATTGTTGACAGTTCCGACTATGAGGTGGTGACCCGGGAAATTCAGTCTCTTGGTGGAACCCGTCTTGAAACGCGGCGTCGACTGGCAGCCAAGGCATTTGCAAGAACGGCCTACTACGATTCAGTCATTGCGGACTATATGCGGCGGCAAGATGAGGATAACTCGGGTTATCCGGACACGCTGAGTCTCCCATTGCGCAAGATTCTGGACATGCGCTATGGAGAGAACCCGCACCAGTCAGCCGCATTTTATGCCACAGGCACTGATGCAGCCGGATGGCTTGAGAAGGCCAGGATGCATCAGGGAAAACCGCTATCTTACAACAATGTGGCCGACGTGGATTCAGCCTATTGCTGTATCGGCGACTTTGATGAACCCGCCTGCGTCATCATTAAGCACGCCACACCCTGTGGTGTCGCATGCGCCGCTGACGTTGCCACCGCGTACGAGTTGGCGTACCAGACCGATCCGACTTCAGCGTTCGGTGGCATCATCGCAGTCAATCGCACACTCGATACGTCGACCGCAAGACGGATTGTTGACAATCAGTTCGTTGAGGTCATTCTGGCCCCCGATGTCGAAAAAGAAGCCCTGGACCTGTTTGAGCGCAAGCAGAATATCCGGGTACTGGAACACACGCCCGGGAATCGGGCGTTGGCACCCGGTATGCTTGTGAAGTCAGCCTGTGACGGTGTCCTTTTGCAGGACTCCGATTCAGGAATAATGGCGCATGATGCGCCTCAGGTGGTGACTTCTACAAAGCCGGATGAACGACAGATGCAGGATCTGATGTTTGCTTGGCGCGTCGCGAAACACGTCAAGTCCAACGCGATTGTATATGCTAGGAATCGGACAACTGTCGGAATCGGTGCCGGTCAGATGAGTCGTGTCGACTCGGCGCAGATTGCCGCATCGAAGGCGGCGGCAGCAGGGTTGGAGGTTACCGGCGCGGTGATGGCATCAGACGCTTTTTTCCCGTTTCGGGACAGCATTGATGCGGCAGCAAGTGCAGGGATAACAGCAGTGATCCAGCCTGGTGGCTCCATGCGCGATGATGAGGTGATCGCGGCCGCGAATGAGCACAAGCTTGCGATGGTATTCGCCGGCATGCGTCATTTTCGCCATTGA
- a CDS encoding SDR family oxidoreductase yields the protein MSRMLEGKTAVVTGGEGGIGRAICSRFASEGAKVVSADVVQRAAPQENVRFENFDVTCEHSALLFFEALSTQWDRLDILVNAAGIEIEKTIEETSLEEWNRIFAINVTGTFLVSKSALALLRKSSGASVINFGSYDGFIADPKLAAYCATKGAVHALTRAMACDHGPEGIRVNAVCPGYVDTPMLASFFGDHAGTQAQEVAAREVHPLKTYGQPEDIANLVNWLASDEARYASGQLWVIDGGLSAQVQQMRL from the coding sequence ATGAGTCGAATGCTTGAGGGAAAGACCGCGGTCGTAACCGGTGGTGAAGGTGGGATTGGCCGGGCAATCTGCAGCCGATTTGCCAGCGAAGGTGCCAAGGTGGTGTCGGCGGATGTCGTTCAGCGTGCCGCACCACAGGAAAATGTTCGATTTGAGAATTTTGATGTTACTTGTGAACATTCAGCCCTGTTATTTTTTGAGGCATTGAGCACGCAATGGGATCGGCTTGACATTTTGGTCAACGCAGCGGGAATCGAAATTGAAAAAACAATCGAGGAAACCTCATTGGAGGAATGGAACCGTATCTTTGCCATCAATGTAACCGGTACATTTCTGGTATCAAAGTCCGCTCTTGCCCTGCTTCGAAAGTCGTCAGGTGCCAGTGTGATCAATTTCGGCTCTTACGACGGATTTATTGCTGACCCGAAGCTGGCAGCCTACTGTGCGACCAAGGGAGCTGTACATGCCTTGACGAGAGCGATGGCCTGCGATCACGGACCGGAAGGTATTCGCGTCAATGCCGTTTGCCCGGGTTACGTGGATACCCCGATGCTGGCCAGTTTCTTCGGTGACCATGCCGGTACGCAAGCGCAGGAAGTTGCTGCTCGGGAGGTACACCCCCTGAAGACATATGGGCAGCCCGAGGACATCGCCAACCTTGTCAATTGGCTGGCATCCGACGAGGCTCGCTATGCCAGTGGACAGTTGTGGGTGATCGACGGTGGTCTGAGTGCACAGGTGCAGCAAATGCGATTGTAA
- a CDS encoding 2-dehydropantoate 2-reductase, with protein sequence MKICVVGAGSMGGMMGVKFHNIGEDVTLVARGPHRQAMEANNGLKLIMNDGTVEFAQGIKTTSDIRSVGEQDLVILGVKAHQIAPIVDDINTLLGENTILLTIQNGILWWYFQLHGGEFNNRVLQTVDPGGSISRKIDPRHIIGSISYPAAEISEPGVIRHIEGIRMPVGEIDGVEKQRTRDLCDLLNRAGFKSVILESIRAETWLKVLGNLSFNPVSALTHSTLVDICQFPPSRDLIDKMMSECREVALRLGVGIRLSNERRIEGAEKVGKHKTSMLQDVEVGKALELEALIGAVIEIASMTGTKAHHIESVYALVQLLNHMMQQDGLYVQARPLGQ encoded by the coding sequence ATGAAGATATGTGTTGTTGGTGCTGGCTCGATGGGCGGCATGATGGGGGTCAAGTTTCACAATATCGGCGAGGATGTGACTCTGGTCGCCCGCGGTCCGCATCGGCAGGCGATGGAGGCGAACAATGGCCTTAAACTGATCATGAACGACGGTACAGTAGAGTTCGCGCAAGGTATCAAGACAACAAGCGACATCAGGTCGGTCGGCGAGCAGGATCTTGTAATACTCGGTGTGAAAGCCCATCAGATCGCGCCGATCGTCGATGACATCAACACCCTGCTCGGAGAAAACACCATACTGCTGACCATACAGAATGGAATCCTCTGGTGGTACTTCCAGCTGCATGGCGGGGAATTCAACAACCGGGTTCTGCAGACGGTTGACCCGGGCGGGTCAATCAGCCGCAAGATCGATCCCAGACACATTATCGGTTCCATTTCCTATCCGGCCGCGGAAATCAGCGAGCCCGGTGTGATCAGACATATCGAAGGAATTCGCATGCCGGTCGGCGAAATAGATGGTGTCGAAAAACAGCGGACCCGGGATCTATGCGACCTGTTGAACCGGGCTGGTTTCAAATCCGTAATTCTTGAGAGCATTCGGGCGGAGACCTGGCTGAAGGTTCTGGGAAATCTCAGCTTCAATCCCGTTAGCGCGCTGACGCACTCAACGCTGGTTGACATCTGTCAGTTTCCACCATCGCGGGATCTGATTGACAAAATGATGTCCGAATGCCGCGAGGTCGCCTTGCGACTGGGTGTTGGTATCAGACTTTCCAATGAACGAAGAATCGAGGGCGCAGAGAAAGTCGGAAAGCACAAGACGTCCATGTTGCAGGATGTCGAGGTGGGCAAGGCGCTTGAACTGGAAGCCCTGATCGGAGCCGTAATCGAGATTGCATCCATGACGGGCACAAAGGCACATCATATTGAATCTGTGTACGCGCTGGTTCAGTTGCTCAACCACATGATGCAGCAGGATGGTTTGTACGTGCAGGCAAGGCCACTTGGACAGTAG
- a CDS encoding Fis family transcriptional regulator yields MGSKKKVKPLSRYIRRSLKQYFDDLNGTDPSGLHVQMTQELERHLFDYVLKHTNGNRSRAAAILGMSRSTLRKKLTQYELAAVESRTLTTNRER; encoded by the coding sequence ATGGGTTCAAAAAAGAAGGTGAAACCGCTAAGCCGCTATATCAGACGCTCATTGAAACAGTATTTCGATGATCTGAACGGTACAGACCCAAGCGGTCTTCACGTTCAGATGACGCAGGAACTGGAAAGACATCTCTTTGATTATGTGTTGAAGCATACGAACGGAAATCGAAGTCGGGCGGCAGCCATTCTGGGAATGTCCCGAAGTACGTTGCGCAAGAAGCTGACCCAGTACGAACTTGCCGCAGTGGAGTCTCGAACGCTCACCACAAACCGAGAGCGCTGA
- a CDS encoding trypsin-like peptidase domain-containing protein, translating into MFGEAVAKALQYTRPMVISACTESGECSSTIGTYVVLNNEGWILTAGHLMEIIRQQHQAVQLHAGYRDNVIQFERDVTADKRYRKKGVRTFQKPSASNLRHHSVWWGEDGLRLVEARILLPADLAIGRLEPISPDTFTHYPMLKNPDNHYLPGTMLCKLGFPLHAITPEFDPTDNTFTLPAGSVPLPAFPLEGIFTRVIQSSLPSGNNEKSGTFIETSTPSLIGMMGGPVFDTNAAIWGIQSHTMHHGLDFQTVVRSRSSKIHTQQFLNTGLAVHATAIRDFLNAHSINYQTETSQDSI; encoded by the coding sequence ATGTTCGGTGAGGCTGTAGCAAAAGCCCTCCAATACACCAGACCGATGGTAATTTCAGCTTGTACGGAAAGCGGCGAATGCAGCAGTACGATCGGTACCTATGTCGTCCTCAACAATGAGGGGTGGATTCTTACTGCAGGACACCTTATGGAGATCATCCGCCAACAACACCAAGCTGTCCAGCTTCATGCAGGATATCGAGACAACGTCATCCAATTTGAGCGCGACGTGACCGCGGACAAACGTTATCGAAAAAAAGGGGTACGTACCTTTCAGAAACCCAGTGCGTCAAACCTGCGTCACCATTCGGTCTGGTGGGGAGAAGACGGGTTGCGTCTGGTTGAAGCGAGAATCTTGTTGCCGGCAGATTTGGCGATCGGCCGCCTTGAGCCAATCAGTCCCGATACGTTCACCCATTATCCGATGTTGAAAAATCCCGATAACCACTATCTGCCGGGCACCATGCTTTGCAAACTGGGATTTCCCCTGCATGCCATCACACCCGAATTCGATCCGACCGACAATACCTTTACCTTGCCGGCGGGCTCAGTGCCGCTTCCGGCATTCCCGCTTGAGGGCATTTTCACCAGGGTGATACAGTCCAGTTTGCCAAGCGGTAACAATGAGAAGTCGGGTACATTCATTGAAACATCAACCCCCAGCCTGATCGGAATGATGGGAGGCCCTGTATTCGATACGAATGCCGCCATCTGGGGAATACAATCTCATACGATGCATCATGGTCTCGATTTTCAGACTGTGGTTCGATCACGCTCTTCCAAGATTCACACTCAACAGTTTCTGAACACCGGACTTGCAGTCCATGCAACCGCGATCAGGGACTTTCTGAATGCGCATTCCATCAATTACCAGACTGAGACGTCGCAAGATTCAATTTGA
- a CDS encoding ring-hydroxylating oxygenase subunit alpha, producing MMNATLSRQQIELVRQGFDPQPQRSSSINKICYIDPHYLEVEREHVFKKSWQFVCHEEKLRNVGDYVCAEIQGHSIFVVRSDDGNLKAFYNVCQHRAHELLQGEGSTQRITCPYHAWVYRLDGTLVRARGSEHLENFDVSKICLTSIGLETFCNFVFVNLDRSAPSLALQTENLENEITSFAPDIARLTFAHRLTYRVQANWKAVVDNFLECYHCPVAHRDFCSLIDMQTYQVRTHGIYSSHMAKAKSANNDAYSIENASVDDHAVWYLWPNMTLMRYPGRGNFMVWRFYPISESETCEIFDFFLETAHPNDEEKEAIRFIDEVLQSEDIALVECVQRGMRTPAFEQGRYMVDPKGSGLSEHAVHHFHSLLLKAYEQTGNP from the coding sequence ATGATGAACGCAACACTGAGCCGACAGCAGATTGAACTTGTTCGCCAAGGGTTTGATCCACAGCCTCAGCGCTCCAGTTCAATCAACAAGATATGCTATATCGACCCACACTACCTCGAGGTGGAAAGAGAGCATGTCTTCAAGAAGTCCTGGCAGTTTGTCTGTCATGAGGAGAAGCTCAGGAATGTCGGCGATTATGTCTGCGCCGAGATTCAGGGACACAGTATTTTTGTTGTCCGGTCGGACGACGGAAACTTGAAGGCCTTTTACAATGTCTGCCAGCACCGAGCTCATGAACTTCTGCAAGGAGAGGGGTCAACCCAACGGATTACCTGTCCCTATCACGCATGGGTATATCGACTGGACGGTACGTTGGTCAGGGCCCGCGGAAGCGAGCATTTGGAAAACTTTGATGTCAGCAAAATCTGCCTTACGTCCATCGGTCTTGAAACGTTCTGTAACTTCGTATTTGTGAATCTTGACCGCAGCGCACCCTCGCTGGCACTGCAGACCGAAAACCTGGAAAATGAAATTACGAGTTTTGCGCCCGATATTGCCCGACTGACTTTTGCCCATCGACTGACGTATCGAGTTCAGGCAAACTGGAAGGCGGTAGTTGATAACTTTCTTGAGTGTTATCACTGCCCGGTTGCACATCGTGATTTCTGCTCACTGATCGACATGCAAACCTATCAGGTGCGGACACATGGAATCTACTCGAGCCATATGGCCAAAGCCAAAAGTGCCAACAATGATGCCTACAGCATCGAGAACGCCAGTGTCGACGATCACGCGGTGTGGTACCTTTGGCCCAATATGACCTTGATGCGATACCCGGGTCGGGGCAACTTCATGGTATGGCGCTTTTATCCGATCAGCGAATCGGAAACCTGTGAGATCTTTGACTTCTTTTTAGAAACTGCGCATCCCAATGATGAAGAGAAGGAGGCGATCAGATTTATCGATGAGGTGCTCCAATCCGAAGACATCGCGTTGGTTGAATGTGTTCAGCGAGGCATGCGTACGCCGGCATTTGAACAGGGCCGCTATATGGTGGACCCGAAAGGGAGCGGTTTGAGTGAACACGCAGTCCATCATTTTCACAGCTTGCTGCTGAAAGCTTACGAACAGACAGGGAATCCTTAG